The following proteins come from a genomic window of Sphaerisporangium rubeum:
- a CDS encoding TetR family transcriptional regulator, with translation MAEGAERRRPGRRPGLTDTRNEIIAAARKVFADKGFDKATIRGIAREAGVDPALVHHYFSTKEGIFVAALSLPADPSKVLPLILQGPREEVGERLVRFLLTLTADPAAREPVLALVRSATTNEQVVAMTREFLARAILDTVVETLGIPPIRMEAAFAQMFGVIMLRYVLRVEPIASVDVEELVELLAPTIQRYLGEP, from the coding sequence ATGGCTGAGGGAGCGGAGCGCCGCCGGCCCGGCCGCCGTCCGGGGCTCACCGACACGCGCAACGAGATCATCGCCGCGGCCCGCAAGGTCTTCGCCGACAAGGGTTTCGACAAGGCGACGATCCGCGGCATCGCCAGGGAGGCCGGGGTGGACCCGGCGCTGGTCCACCACTATTTCTCCACCAAGGAAGGCATCTTCGTCGCGGCGCTCAGCCTGCCCGCCGACCCGTCCAAGGTGCTGCCGTTGATCCTGCAGGGCCCGCGTGAGGAGGTCGGCGAGCGCCTGGTGCGTTTCCTGCTCACCCTGACGGCCGACCCCGCGGCTCGCGAGCCCGTGCTGGCGCTGGTCCGTAGCGCCACCACCAACGAGCAGGTCGTCGCGATGACCCGGGAGTTCCTGGCGCGGGCGATCCTCGACACGGTGGTCGAGACGCTGGGCATCCCGCCGATCCGCATGGAGGCGGCCTTCGCGCAGATGTTCGGCGTGATCATGTTGCGGTACGTGCTGCGTGTGGAGCCGATCGCGTCGGTGGACGTCGAGGAGCTGGTGGAGCTGCTGGCCCCCACGATCCAGCGCTACCTGGGTGAGCCATGA
- a CDS encoding class I SAM-dependent methyltransferase gives MSHEVFDRVAEYYDAARPGYPDGVYDAVASLCEMSLEGAVVVDVGAGTGISTRGLLARGARVTAIDPGERMLARLVSHAARPGVVVGDGNMLPLREGVADLVCYAQSWHWLRPADSIAEAVRVLRPGGVLAAWWNTVDLGATPDDAQGTGADWLVAFERRLAASCPAYWGPALPQWRVPQVARAMGEAGLSVQEAWIHWVRRISVDDMLLDLRSHAFVASLGDEAATAVVVRERDELRKAAPDGELEVPMRVYLAMARTPEDGDG, from the coding sequence ATGAGCCATGAGGTGTTCGACCGCGTCGCCGAGTACTACGACGCGGCCAGGCCGGGCTACCCCGACGGGGTGTACGACGCGGTGGCTTCGCTGTGCGAGATGTCGCTGGAAGGCGCCGTGGTGGTCGATGTCGGCGCGGGCACCGGCATCTCGACCAGGGGTCTGCTCGCCAGGGGTGCGCGGGTGACGGCGATCGACCCGGGGGAGCGCATGCTGGCCCGGCTGGTGTCCCATGCGGCCCGGCCCGGTGTGGTCGTCGGGGACGGCAACATGCTGCCGTTGCGTGAAGGCGTCGCCGACCTGGTGTGTTACGCGCAGTCGTGGCACTGGCTGCGGCCCGCCGACTCGATCGCGGAGGCCGTGCGGGTGCTGCGGCCCGGCGGCGTGCTCGCGGCGTGGTGGAACACCGTCGATCTCGGCGCCACGCCGGACGACGCGCAGGGCACCGGCGCCGACTGGCTGGTGGCGTTCGAGCGGCGGCTCGCGGCGAGCTGTCCGGCGTACTGGGGTCCGGCGCTGCCGCAGTGGCGGGTGCCTCAGGTGGCACGTGCCATGGGGGAGGCGGGTCTGTCGGTCCAGGAGGCCTGGATCCACTGGGTGCGGCGGATCAGCGTGGACGACATGCTGCTCGACCTGCGTTCCCACGCGTTCGTGGCGTCGCTCGGCGACGAGGCGGCCACCGCCGTGGTGGTGCGCGAGCGCGACGAGCTGCGCAAGGCGGCCCCGGACGGTGAGCTGGAGGTTCCCATGCGCGTCTACCTCGCCATGGCCCGCACACCGGAGGACGGCGATGGCTGA
- a CDS encoding TIM barrel protein, translating into MTDVIRVPNAKIALSTASVYPERTPDAFELAARLGYDGVEVMVGADPVSQDIDVLERLSDHYHVPVLAVHAPCLLVTQRVWGRDPWAKLVRARKAAERLGARTVVVHPPFRWQREYARDFETGLARMRDETDVIFAVENMFPLRARGTEVVPYSPGWDPIDQDYPQVTLDLSHTAVSGSDALEMAEKLGDRLAHLHLADGVGTTNKDEHLVPGRGSQPCARILERLATSGYGGLIVLEINTRKAAGRTERVDDLAEGLAFARLHFAASSTA; encoded by the coding sequence GTGACCGACGTCATCCGAGTGCCGAATGCCAAGATCGCCCTGTCCACCGCGTCGGTGTATCCGGAGCGCACTCCGGACGCCTTCGAGCTGGCCGCGCGTCTGGGTTACGACGGTGTCGAGGTCATGGTCGGCGCCGATCCGGTGAGTCAGGACATCGACGTGCTGGAGCGGCTGTCCGACCATTACCACGTGCCGGTCCTCGCCGTGCACGCCCCGTGCCTGCTGGTGACGCAGCGGGTCTGGGGCCGCGACCCCTGGGCCAAACTGGTCCGTGCCCGTAAGGCCGCCGAGCGGCTCGGGGCGCGGACGGTGGTGGTCCACCCCCCGTTCCGCTGGCAGCGCGAGTACGCACGCGACTTCGAGACCGGGCTCGCCCGCATGCGTGACGAGACCGACGTGATCTTCGCTGTCGAGAACATGTTCCCCCTGCGCGCGAGAGGTACCGAGGTGGTCCCGTACTCCCCGGGATGGGACCCCATCGACCAGGATTACCCGCAGGTCACCCTCGACCTGTCCCACACCGCCGTGTCCGGCTCCGACGCGCTGGAGATGGCGGAGAAACTCGGCGACAGGCTGGCCCACCTCCACCTGGCGGACGGCGTGGGGACCACCAACAAGGACGAGCACCTGGTGCCGGGCCGCGGCAGCCAGCCGTGCGCACGCATCCTGGAGCGGCTGGCCACCAGCGGGTACGGCGGCCTGATCGTCCTGGAGATCAACACCCGTAAAGCCGCCGGTCGCACCGAGCGCGTGGACGACCTGGCCGAGGGCCTGGCGTTCGCACGGCTGCACTTCGCCGCCTCGTCCACGGCGTGA
- a CDS encoding class I SAM-dependent methyltransferase, with protein MARIVKGAIPSPNIWNTPEVYELENRAVDPEGVADAAMRAVRSWDGGVVLDIGCGTGFHLPGYAATAREVVGVEPHPGLARQAAERCRTTPNVVVRTATAQDLPLPDASVDVAVARWAYFFGPGCEPGLRELARVVRKGGAAFVVDLDGSRGAFGRWFTRTVPSYSTERVEAFWTRQGWMRRELDLRMVFTARSHLEAVLRIEFAPEVAEEAVAATPGLEIDYPNVLRWRLF; from the coding sequence ATGGCGCGGATCGTGAAGGGGGCCATCCCCAGTCCCAACATCTGGAACACGCCGGAGGTCTACGAGCTGGAGAACCGTGCCGTCGATCCCGAAGGGGTCGCGGACGCGGCGATGCGGGCCGTCAGGTCGTGGGACGGCGGGGTGGTGCTCGACATCGGGTGCGGCACGGGGTTCCATCTTCCGGGGTACGCGGCCACGGCGCGCGAGGTGGTCGGGGTGGAGCCGCATCCGGGGCTGGCCAGGCAGGCGGCTGAAAGGTGCCGTACGACGCCGAATGTCGTGGTGCGTACCGCGACCGCACAGGATCTTCCGCTCCCCGACGCCTCGGTGGACGTCGCCGTGGCGCGCTGGGCCTACTTCTTCGGGCCGGGGTGTGAGCCGGGGCTGCGGGAGCTGGCCAGGGTCGTGCGCAAGGGTGGGGCCGCGTTCGTCGTGGACCTGGACGGGTCCAGAGGAGCTTTCGGACGGTGGTTCACCAGGACCGTGCCGAGCTACTCCACCGAGCGTGTGGAGGCGTTCTGGACGCGTCAGGGGTGGATGCGCAGGGAACTGGACCTGCGCATGGTGTTCACGGCGCGAAGCCACCTGGAGGCCGTCCTGCGCATCGAGTTCGCGCCGGAGGTCGCCGAGGAGGCCGTCGCGGCCACCCCGGGGCTGGAGATCGACTACCCCAATGTCCTGCGGTGGCGTCTTTTCTGA
- a CDS encoding metal-sensitive transcriptional regulator: MHGYSADKQAYLTRLRRIEGQIRGLQRMVEEDAYCIDVLTQVSAATRALQAVALGLLEDHIGHCVTDAINAGGPEAEAKVKEASAAIARLVRS, translated from the coding sequence ATGCATGGGTACAGCGCCGACAAGCAGGCCTATCTCACGCGGCTGCGCCGGATCGAGGGCCAGATCCGGGGTCTTCAGCGCATGGTCGAAGAGGACGCCTACTGCATCGACGTGCTGACCCAGGTGTCGGCCGCCACCCGTGCCCTGCAGGCTGTGGCGCTCGGTCTGCTGGAGGACCACATCGGCCACTGCGTCACCGACGCGATCAACGCCGGCGGCCCGGAGGCCGAGGCGAAGGTCAAGGAGGCCTCGGCGGCGATCGCGAGGCTGGTGCGCTCCTAG
- a CDS encoding glycosyltransferase has product MRICFLLASAYGMRGDTRAVVNLAGELATRHEVQIVSVRRVRETPFFPVDPQVAVRWLVDARPGVRHLLPRGQMRTEMALWRTLRGLRADVLVTTRASLGVQAARHVPRDVLRIAREWGRPSIPGAVRRFYPKLDAVVASTETTRGEFQRLLDDDGGPPVEVIPDSLPRGPWPRSRMDNRVVAAGGRWLPGKAFDTLIRAFAIVADKRPDWRLRLYGGGPEEKRLRALVGDLGLHNNVYFMGTTPDLQGEFAKASIVAVTSHAETPGMTVIEALACGVPVVGFEGTRGPGEFVTAGRDSVLVSRGEQELQAYASALLALIDDERRRMMLAAGAREAATAHEASAVGARWEELAGRLRVR; this is encoded by the coding sequence ATGAGGATCTGTTTCCTGCTCGCCTCGGCGTACGGGATGCGCGGCGACACCAGGGCCGTGGTCAATCTCGCCGGCGAGCTGGCGACGCGGCACGAGGTGCAGATCGTCAGTGTCAGGAGGGTCAGGGAGACGCCGTTCTTCCCCGTCGACCCGCAGGTGGCGGTGCGCTGGCTGGTGGACGCGCGGCCCGGGGTGCGTCACCTGCTGCCGCGCGGCCAGATGCGCACCGAGATGGCTCTGTGGCGCACGCTGCGCGGCCTGCGGGCCGACGTGCTCGTCACCACCCGCGCGAGCCTCGGCGTGCAGGCCGCGAGGCATGTGCCACGTGACGTGCTGCGCATCGCGCGCGAGTGGGGCCGGCCGTCCATCCCCGGCGCGGTGCGACGGTTCTACCCCAAGCTCGACGCCGTCGTCGCGTCCACCGAGACCACCAGGGGAGAGTTCCAGCGGCTGCTCGACGACGACGGCGGCCCGCCGGTCGAGGTCATCCCCGACTCCTTGCCGCGCGGCCCGTGGCCGAGGTCGCGCATGGACAACCGGGTCGTGGCCGCGGGTGGCCGCTGGCTCCCCGGCAAGGCGTTCGACACGCTGATCCGCGCGTTCGCCATCGTGGCCGACAAGCGGCCCGACTGGCGGTTGCGCCTGTACGGCGGCGGGCCTGAGGAGAAGCGGCTGCGCGCGCTGGTCGGCGACCTCGGCCTGCACAACAACGTGTACTTCATGGGGACCACCCCCGACCTGCAGGGAGAGTTCGCCAAGGCGTCCATCGTGGCCGTCACCTCGCACGCCGAGACCCCCGGCATGACGGTGATCGAGGCGCTCGCCTGCGGCGTGCCGGTGGTGGGGTTCGAAGGCACCCGCGGGCCGGGGGAGTTCGTCACCGCGGGACGGGACAGCGTGCTGGTCTCCCGCGGTGAGCAGGAGCTCCAGGCGTACGCGTCGGCGTTGCTCGCGTTGATCGACGACGAGCGGCGCCGCATGATGCTGGCGGCCGGGGCCCGGGAGGCCGCGACCGCGCACGAGGCGTCCGCCGTCGGCGCGCGCTGGGAGGAACTGGCCGGACGTTTGCGCGTCCGCTGA
- a CDS encoding (Fe-S)-binding protein produces the protein MTAAALALAARRVNFLRRLAMSGQPAPERVAYARRNAGAELKAQLVEVFGQRKLLKWTPSGVAHFVVFWAFVILATVYLEAYGALIQGAVTGTPDFHIPLVGTWPVLGFAQDLIAVACVAGLAAFAVIRVQNAPRKLGRASRFSGSHLGGAWLILFMIFNVIWTLFLFRGAAINTGNFPYDSGAFASQGAAALLRPLGEGANEVLEPVGLLLHLGVMLVFLVIVVNSKHLHIFTAPLNVLFSRRPDGLGAVPQMRSNGEVLDFEEADPDTDVFGRGTLQDTTFKGFLDFYTCTECGRCQSQCPAWNTGKPLSPKMLILDQRDHAFAIAPYLLASEAEREDLPQDVLALAGKPLVGEQGVIHPDVLWSCTNCGACVEQCPVDIEHIDHIIDMRRYQVMIESSFPSEAGVMLKNLENKGNPWGVPEVKRAEWIEELASRQVDPIEVTLIEDTVPDGMEYLFWVGCAGALEDRAKKTTKAVAELLHMAGVRFGVLGPMEACTGDPARRLGMEFVFDMLARQNIETLNEAGVTKIVATCPHCFNTLANEYPQLGGTYEVVHHTQLLARLVEEGRLTPVTPIEEKITYHDPCFLGRHNKVYTQPRDIMATVPGVTTQEMHRCKDRGFCCGAGGARMWMEERIGKRINTERVDEALTTDPDRVSTACPFCLVMLGDAINEKKNTGEAKPTLEVVDVAQLLVTSVKGGTTSA, from the coding sequence ATGACCGCCGCCGCGCTGGCGCTCGCCGCGCGCCGGGTGAACTTTCTGCGGCGCCTCGCCATGAGCGGTCAGCCGGCGCCTGAGCGGGTGGCGTACGCCAGGCGGAACGCCGGTGCGGAGCTGAAGGCGCAGCTGGTGGAGGTGTTCGGTCAGCGCAAGCTGCTGAAGTGGACGCCGTCGGGTGTGGCGCATTTCGTGGTGTTCTGGGCTTTTGTGATCCTGGCGACGGTGTACCTGGAGGCGTATGGCGCGCTGATCCAGGGTGCGGTGACCGGGACGCCGGACTTCCACATCCCGCTGGTCGGCACCTGGCCGGTGCTGGGGTTCGCGCAAGACCTCATCGCGGTGGCGTGTGTGGCCGGTCTGGCGGCGTTCGCCGTGATCCGGGTCCAGAACGCGCCGAGGAAGCTGGGCCGTGCGTCGCGGTTCAGCGGGTCGCATCTGGGTGGTGCGTGGCTGATCCTGTTCATGATCTTCAATGTGATCTGGACGTTGTTCCTGTTCCGGGGTGCGGCGATCAACACCGGGAACTTCCCCTACGACAGCGGCGCGTTCGCCTCCCAGGGTGCGGCGGCGCTGCTGCGGCCTTTGGGGGAGGGTGCCAACGAGGTGCTGGAGCCGGTAGGGCTGCTGCTGCACCTGGGGGTGATGCTGGTGTTCTTGGTGATCGTGGTGAACTCCAAGCACCTGCACATCTTCACCGCGCCGCTGAACGTGCTGTTCTCCCGCCGTCCCGACGGTCTCGGCGCGGTCCCTCAGATGCGCAGCAACGGCGAGGTGCTGGACTTCGAGGAGGCCGACCCCGACACCGATGTGTTCGGCCGGGGGACGCTGCAGGACACCACGTTCAAGGGGTTCTTGGACTTCTACACCTGTACCGAGTGCGGCCGGTGCCAGTCGCAGTGCCCGGCCTGGAACACCGGCAAGCCGTTGTCACCCAAGATGCTCATCCTGGACCAGCGCGACCACGCCTTCGCCATCGCCCCCTACCTGCTGGCGTCCGAGGCCGAACGGGAGGACCTGCCGCAGGACGTGCTCGCGCTGGCCGGTAAGCCGCTGGTCGGGGAGCAAGGGGTGATCCACCCCGATGTGCTGTGGTCGTGCACCAACTGTGGTGCGTGTGTGGAGCAGTGCCCGGTCGACATCGAGCACATCGATCACATCATCGACATGCGCCGCTACCAGGTCATGATCGAGTCCAGCTTCCCCTCCGAGGCCGGGGTGATGCTGAAGAACCTGGAGAACAAGGGGAACCCGTGGGGGGTGCCGGAGGTCAAGCGGGCCGAGTGGATCGAGGAACTGGCCTCCCGGCAGGTGGATCCGATCGAGGTCACCTTGATCGAGGACACCGTCCCCGACGGCATGGAGTACCTGTTCTGGGTCGGCTGCGCCGGCGCGCTGGAGGACCGGGCCAAGAAGACCACCAAGGCGGTGGCCGAACTGCTGCACATGGCCGGGGTCCGGTTCGGGGTGCTCGGCCCGATGGAGGCCTGCACCGGCGACCCGGCGCGGCGGCTCGGCATGGAGTTCGTGTTCGACATGCTGGCCCGGCAGAACATCGAGACCCTCAACGAGGCGGGGGTGACGAAGATCGTGGCCACGTGTCCGCATTGCTTCAACACTCTGGCCAACGAGTACCCCCAGCTCGGGGGCACCTACGAGGTCGTGCACCACACCCAGTTGCTGGCCCGCCTGGTCGAGGAGGGCCGCCTGACGCCGGTCACCCCGATCGAGGAGAAGATCACCTACCACGACCCGTGTTTCCTGGGCCGGCACAACAAGGTGTACACCCAGCCGCGCGACATCATGGCCACCGTCCCCGGCGTCACCACCCAGGAGATGCACCGCTGCAAGGACCGCGGGTTCTGCTGCGGCGCCGGCGGCGCGCGCATGTGGATGGAAGAACGCATCGGCAAACGCATCAACACCGAACGCGTCGACGAGGCCCTGACCACCGACCCCGACCGCGTGTCCACCGCCTGCCCCTTCTGCCTGGTCATGCTCGGCGACGCCATCAACGAGAAGAAGAACACCGGCGAGGCCAAACCCACCCTCGAAGTCGTCGACGTCGCACAGCTTCTAGTGACGTCTGTGAAAGGTGGGACGACCTCGGCCTGA